The Medicago truncatula cultivar Jemalong A17 chromosome 7, MtrunA17r5.0-ANR, whole genome shotgun sequence genome includes the window AACTCATCAATCGTTTGTTGTTAATTGTTTCCCCTACTCACTTTGAACTTTGGAGCTCTTCCCAGGTACTTGGATTCGATCCGttcctttttttgtttaaaaggtTGGATTTTTAGGATAATTCTGATATGGGTTTGGGTTTAATTGATGTGGGTCATTGGAATTTTGTATCTTTATTCAATTGTAGGagtttttgtataatttttaaaaaaaaaatatgaacttgATTTTGATAATGAGTTGAGTTTTTGTAATGTATTTGAATTTTGTGGAAAATGTTAAAGTGGGTTATATAGGGGTGGATTTGATGTAATGTGGATATAGTTTGGGCTTAACagtgtattttgatttttgtgtcggTTGATTCAGCATAGAGTGAGATTGGGGAAGTACAAGAGAGATTCAGATTCATTGCAGAGAGAAGGAGAAAACTTGCAGGCTGTGTGGAGTCCTGATGCTAAATTAATTGCTATTCTTGTAAGTGTCCTGCTGTCTGATTAACAATGCAGTTCAACTTTTTCCCTAATATCattagggaaatgctaacaagtgcctttAAGGCAGTGGTTTAGAAGTTTAAAGTGGAAATTGTATAttggaaattgtgcattcaagacattaaaataacaaaaatacctttttatccataaaatttatcaattatttatatttttgaatccttaacaagtgccctaataATAacaagggcacttgttagcgtAACCCTTATAATATGCTTGTGAGTTTTATGTTTGATTACctgtttttttggtttaaaaaatggaatatgAGGTTTTTAGATGTTTGCATATATGAAATACTATTACTCATGTTTGCAAGATGCACATTACGCCATTCAATTGACATTTACTACCTCcgatccttattataagaaacaattgactttttaggttcatcgTGTAAGtaatgtatctagtctatatttataacgaaatacattaattattcaatgaatctaaaaagtcaattgtttcttgTAATAAGGACCAGAAGGggtagatgtttttttttatttattcaaatcaatataccaattttcatttttagtccctctaaaaattttcttcaaacaatggTCCTCCAAATGTTTTCTGTCAGCAAATTCGGCCGACGCTGTTAAATACAGGACACATCGCACTGTATTGCAGGACTAAAACCGAaagatgatatatttataggaaacaaaaacttatgttaaaataagtttttggtccctatacaTATACCATCTTTCATTTTTAGTTCCTCTGTTCAGTATCACGTTTAACTTACTTTAACAACAAGGACCAAATTTGCTGATGGAAAACATTTGGGGGACCATTATTTGAAGAGGTTTTTCAGACTAAAAACGAAAAATGATATATtcatagggaccaaaaatttattcaagccaactttttatttcaatattttctaGCTTTATcacaatatttgtttattatctcTAAGATATTCTACCTTCAATTTCGTTTCAGATCTTTATTTTGTTCATGTTGCAATTAACTAATTCCTTGAAGTTAATGTAGTATTTTAAGTATCTTGTGTTATATTCCTAATTCACCTGCATTCTCTATTTGCAGACATCTTCTTTCTATCTTCACATTTTCAAGGTCCaatttttggataaaaaaatatacattggtGGGAAACAACCTTCTGCTTTGTGCCTAGCTACCAtatctcttcttctttctgaGCAAGTTCCTTTTGCAGAAAAGGATTTGTCAGTGTAGGTTTCCTGCTAGTATTGATTTTATAACTTCCCTTGTCTATGTGAATAGTACAATTGAACAAAACTGCTATTAGTATGGATTGTGGAATATGAGTTGGAATTTGAAGTCCTATATTGGAataatattttggatttataAGTATGGTATATACAAGATAGCATATTTTCCATTTGATGAaagatttattgattttttggtttctGTCATCAATCAACCATCCTAGCTTTTATACGAAGACatataatgtttttatgttatatatCTCCAACATGCCCCCTCATGCAAGTGTCCTTTGAGCTCAAATGAAAGGTTTTATTAGAGGAATGAGGGTGGAAAGGATTGAACTCTTAGTCACTTGCTCATAGAGGCTTTGATAAAATGTTATGAATCAACTACCCAAaaattgcaagagcttcaacTTTCCTCCGCAAATCTGAAACCTTATCTCCCAAAGGAAATTCAGGAGATTGTACCAAGTTCATAAAATCTTGAACCTTTGTTCCTGAGACCAAACCTTTGGCTTCAAGACTTATCTGCACACCTTCATTAATTAAGTCTGCAATTAGTTCAAATTCTTTCTCACCAACTCCTCTTGTTGTCATTGCTGGTGAGCCGATATGAATGACCCCAGGAACTAGGGCACTCTTGTCACCTTTTGTAATAATTATCACATGTCAACAATAATCACAAAGAATAAGCAAAAATGCCAAGCCTACCTTGTGCTGATATGCAACTTTTTATTAGAGGAACCAGTGTGGAAAGGATTGAACTCTTAGTCACTCGCTCATAAGGCTTTCATAAAATGTTATGAATCAACTACCCAAAAACTTAAACTATGAAGtgaaaaaaaagcttattttatatcaattttcataaattttgtttccACGATGCTACTTATCTCCAAGATTTCTGATGTAGAATTGTAGAAAATGCGAATAGAAGTAGAGGAGTTTGgtattttataaatcaaaagTCGAAGAAAATAGATATATTATATAAGCTCTGAAGATTATGTTCCTTAGAAAAGTCTGCACTCTGCATCCATTTGAGTTATGCGCCAAGATGCCAATGTTTTACAACATGTTATTGGTATTTATCATAATATGCGACATTAATTATAGTGACAATTTAGTGTCTACATGTTTCTTTTAACTCATTGGCATTCTTTTAAGAGATATGTAATTCATCAAACTGTCATTCCCCAATAAGTGTCAAATTTTTCCTGTATATAATAATCAATAGTTGAAAGCATTTTCTATGTGATCTTGACACTACTCTTTGCACAACTCTTTTGTCAGGAGCAATATTGTTTGTGATAACAAACATATGCTGCTTGGACTTTCCGATGGAACTTTGTACAGTATGTCTTGGAAGGGGGAGGTAATTTAAATATAGAACGGTCAACAATTTTGGCCATTGCATCCTAGTTTAGCTTATTTTTTATGGTCAATTGATCACTGATTTACCGAAAATATTCTACTCagttttcatctttcttttttgtttcgaTGTATAACAATATTACTACCATTTTATGATCTCCTGCACAGTTCTATGGAGCTTTTCAATTCGAATCACATCCTCCTGCTAGCTTTGACGATTCTCAATTACCACATCCATTAGAGAATGGTCTTTCTCCTAAAGGCCTCCCAAAGGTTCCTACGCTCAATCACATTCTTCCCAGAAATTCTGAAATCAAGCATCTAGAACTCTGCCTTTCACTGAGGTTGCTATTTGTCTTGTACTCTGATGGGCAACTTGTGTCATGTTCCATTAGTAAGAAAGGGTTAAAGCAAGTTGACTGTATTAAAGCAGAAAAGAGATTGGCTTGTGGAGATGCTGTATGCGCTTCAGCAGCTCTTGAGCAGGAAATTCTTGCCGTCGGTACCAGAAGAGGAACAGTGGAGTTGTATGATTTGGCTGAATCAACATCGCTTATTCGCACAGTTTCTTTGTATGACTGGGGGTAAGTTTTATTGAATAATAAATATGCATCTAGCTAATCGGTGTCGAGTTGAAGAATTTTGTCATTTACTTCAAGTTTCAATGCTCAAATTCTCCAGCTGATTGTGTGTCAATACTCTGACTTAATATCGTCTCACCGTTTCTTCAATCTCAATGGCGTCtcctttatatttatttgttagttTTGGAAGTCTTTCATCGCAACTTAGCTACTCAAGAAAGAGCAGAACGCTAAAAGTTTTTCCAGCATCATTCATCGTAATAAAATTACATTTCTCTTCTGTCTAGTGAATCCATGCAATTTCAGTGTCAGATGTAACTGTAGTCATAAACTTTCTCCATCTTATCAGTATGTTGGGAATTTTTTTCAATGTTATGTAGATGGACTTTGGTTCTATGTCATGAAGTATGCTACTTTTTGCAGATTTTCGATGGATGACACTGGCCCTGTTAGTTGCATTGCATGGACACCTGATAATTCTGCTTTTGCCGTTGGGTGGAAGTTAAGGGGGCTTACAGTTTGGTCTGTTTCTGGGTGTCGCTTGATGTCAACAATCCGTCAAATAGGTTTAAGTTCTGTATCTTCTCCAATTGCTAAGCCAAACCATGATTGTAAGTATGAGCCATTAATGGGTGGCACCTCACTGATGCAATGGGATGAACATGGATATAGACTTTATGCTATTGAGGAGAGATCTTCAGAGAGAattatttcattctcttttggAAAATGCTGTCTTAGCAGAGGTGTTTCTGGCACTACATACACCCGACAAGTGATTTATGGCGAAGACAGGTTGCTCATCGTGCAGTCGGAAGAGATTGACGAGCTTAAAATGCTGCATCTTAAGCTTCCAGTTATGTGTTTGATTGCCAAACTTTTAACATGTAGTCTTAAATGAATGAACATcacttctaaaattttaaaatttccaCAGGTTTCTTATATTTCCCAAAACTGGCCTGTTCAATATGTGGCAGCTAGTCAGGATGGAATGTACTTGGCGGTTGCTGGTCTTCATGGTTTGATATTGTATGATATACGAATGAAAAGATGGAGAGTCTTTGGAGATGTTACCCAGGAACAAAAGATTCAGTGTAAGGGCTTGCTATGGCTGGGAAAGATTGTCGTTGTCTGCAACTATATTGATTCTTCCAACACGTGAGATACTTTTATTTGCTTACGTATTTCATGTGGTTGGTTCTTGCAAATTATAttgtttgtcaaaaataatttttttagctgATTGTTGTTTAACAATGTACATGCCTGGAAAAGCCTGATTTAAAGGATGTTCAGTTTTTTACCCACTTAATTTGCTTTTCAAAGTCTAGGTCTGATTGAACTTAAAACTATAATTTTTGCAACATTAACTGTATCATTCTGCAACATACGAAACATTTTATTCTACATTCAATGGTCTCTTATGTCTCCTTATTTATCTCAGGTATGAATTGCTCTTTTACCCAAGATATCACCTTGATCAAAGCTCATTGCTCTGTCGAAAACCATTGTTTGCGAAACCAATTGTGATGGATGTGTACCAAGATTATATACTTGTTACGTATAGACCATTTGATGTCCATATATTCCATGTGAAATTATTTGGTGAATTAACTCCTTCAGGAAATCCTGATTTACAGGTAAATGCACactcataaaatttatttcctccttttttgtttttgttttcaatgatACTACTATTCAACAtgctcattttttgtttttcgaatttttttctattaaaaattgtttgttataCATTTTTAAGTGATAACATGACAAACAGCTTTCTGCAGTACGAGAACTTTCAATTATGACTGCCAAGAGCCATCCTGCTGCAATGCGATTCATTCCTGATCAACTCCCAAGAGAACTGATTtcaaaaaattacatttcatCTTCATCAGATTCATCAACAGCAGAACCAGCCAGGTAATGTCCTTTTGAACAGCATGTAATCTCTTTCTCCAGTTTATTTTACCACTTCTTTAATCGAAATGATCCAAGGTAAAATGTCACAATCTGTAAAATTCAGAATGCTGTATTCTTTGTATAGCATTACTTATGAAAATGATTTGTTCTAGATGTTTGATATTGAGGTCAAATGGGGAGCTTTCGCTTCTTGATTTGGATGATGGACGGGAGAGAAATCTTACTGATTCAGTTGAGCTTTTTTGGGTCACCTGTGGCCAGTCTGAGgataaaacaaatttaattgagGAAGTTTCATGGTTAGATTATGGCCATCGGGGTATGCAGGTAATTAGCTGTTAAGATCTTTCTTACTACCTTATGTACATCCTTAAATTTTGTTAGGTTTAATGACTTTTGATTCACCCTCTAGtatatttccttttttactTCTCTGATAGTTTTTATATGGAAGTTCATTGTTGCAGGTTTGGTATCCATCTCCAGGTCCCAATTCTTTTAAGCAGGAGGATTTCTTGCAGGTATGGATATTTATTAGGATGTTGTAGGCTGCATTGAACATAACACGACTATTTTCTAGTTCattgttttaaaatttctttccctaacattaaattttgtaattcaTTCCCTCGATACTTTTTGTTAATATGTTTATAGAATCACATGAAACTGTAGGTCCTTATACTGTTGATTGGCTTCATATTGCATCATCTTACTTTTATCTGCTAGGTATAtagaaattgttaaaaaaaaaaggctattTGAAGCAACTTCAATAAATTTACTCATTCCTTTATCCAGGAATCGGTTAATTTACTGATTTGTCCTTAATTGATTTTTCAGTTGGATCCAGAACTAGAGTTTGATCGTGAAGTATACCCTCTGGGACTTCTTCCGAATGCCGGTGTAGTTGTTGGTGTTTCCCAGAGAATGTCATTTCCATCAAGTGCAGAATTCCCATGTTTTGAGCCATCTCCTCAAGCACAAACTATACTGCACTGCCTACTGCGCCATCTTCTTCAGGTATTTATTACATTGAGTAAAATTGAAGTGGTTAGAATTGCTTGAACTCTTGATCCATATTTTATTTCTGAGGCATcgttgatttctttttttgcttttgCATTTATTGCTTAAAAAGGATATCTTGTCAGTGTGGCATATTTTTCTCTATATGGTCCAATATATTTCTATGTgtctatttttttgtattttttcaaattttgttttcctAAACCCTTAGAAAGATAATCTTTGTGATTCTTATTATTTATGTGTCTGCCAGAGGGACAAAATTGAGGAAGCTTTAAGGCTGGCAGAACTATCAGCAGAAAAACCTCATTTTTCTCATTGTCTAGAGTGGCTTCTTTTTACAGTATTTGAAGCAGATATATCCAGGTACTTAATTTGGAAACATTAATAGTTTCAGACTTTTGAGTTTAATATGTGAGTTTCAACCCATGCTTATATGCCACTACAGGCAACATTTCTGCCAAATATTATAAGGAGAATCTTTAGTTCTTACTGTATAATTTATCAAACTCTTGGCATATGATAAGTGTTGGTAGGCTGCTCTTAAAGATGGACAGTTATAAAATGAACTCGTCATCATGGGAAACCGGGTTCCCTCCTAACTTGATATGGCTTAAAATGGGGGCATTTTGGGAAAATATTAGGAGAAATTCTTCTCCATAAAAACGTTTAGTTTAAGGGGCAGAGAGGCCTGCCTTAGGTGGTGACATAAAGCCAACTATTTGGACAAAAGGGTCGTGAGTTTCAGCAAACAGTTTGAAGAATAAAGAGAAGACAAAGTAGTTGGTTTACACAGAATAGTTTATTGGTTTGTTAGAGGGGATTCGTCAAATAAATGAATAGGGAGAAGTAAGGAGTACGGGATTCTAAAACACGGTATTACTTTGATGCTAAGGCAATTTGGTAGTTGGCTATAGTTTCTTGTGATTTTCCTTTGATTGAGCATGAGTGTAAAAATTTCTTGATACAAAACATAGCTGCcaattggtttttcttttgattGGTTATTTTCATGCCAACTATTCCAGGCCAAATGTAAACAAGAACCAGGTTTCAGTTCTTAAATATGCAAAAACTCTTTTGGAGAAGACCTGTGATCTTATCCGAAATTTTCCAGAGTACCTAGATGTTGTTGTCAGTGTTGCAAGAAAAACAGATGGTCGTCATTGGGCAGATTTGTTCTCTGCTGCTGGAAGATCAACAGAGTATGTCTTTCAAACATCTATGCTCTTCATTTTGATTTCATCGTTGATTAATATTGGGTATGTGCTAAAATCTTTCAAATTATGGAATCCCTTAGAAAAATCCTTGATGGACGAACTTGGTAATACCATTTGGCATTGTGCTAGATGCCAATTTTGTATGGCTTGCAAGAATATCACAATAATGTTGCAAcatttcatttattaaatttctACCTTTGTTCAACTAAatgcttcatatttttttcatgcTTCTGGATGTTAGGTAGcttaaataaacaaatcaaaatgaacgAGACATATTTTCTCGTGTGAAATTTAGCttaaagaaacaaagaaaagaatcaTACAATGAATAAAAGTTTTACCTTTTATTTTGAACATGATTGCTATGCCGTTTTTCCCCTGCAAAGTCATCTGACTTTTGTTGCCTTTTTGGCTTGTTAACACTCGATacaaattccttaaaaaaaaaaaattgatacaaattacattttttttttcattgctGTATTTTAATGTGTGAATGATTCATTTTTGGCTTCTATATAGATTGTTTGAGGAATGTTTTCAACGTAGATGGTACCGCACTGCAGCTTGCTATATACTTGTAAGAGTCACCTGCCTTTCTCAATATATTTCTTTATCTGTAGAAAGTAGAAAGATTATCATTCTGAATGCCAAATAGTGGGTAGAATCTAAATATAGATATACTCACATGATCAATTTCATTTCATCTCCAATGTAACAGGTAATTGCCAAACTTGAGGGTCCTGCTGTGAGCCAGTACTGTGCTTTACGGTTATTACAGGTTTGGGCTTCGCTGctttaatcattttatttaattttatttccttatttTAAGCTCAAGTCACATCAATGATGTGAATTATCGAACTTATGCAGGCAACACTCGTTGATTCATTATACGAGCTTGCTGGGGAGCTGGTAATTTCTTGAAACGCTATCAGATTATTCACTTTAGCTGGTCaagtaataatatatcatacaaGAGATTATGACCTCTtgcataaatattttgttttgggtCCTCAGGTGAGGTTCTTACTAAGATCTGGTAGGGAGTATGACCAAGCATCATCAGCCGATTCAGATAAACTGTCTCCTCGATTTTTAGGCTATTTTCTTTTTCGTTCTGCTGAGCGAAAGCAAGCATTGGATAAAAGGTTCATGTACAatttagtgaattttttttctcttttcctaGCATCAAAGTTACCAAATCAtactaacaaatatttttctttggaGCAGCACCTCATTCAAGGAACAAAGTGCTCATGTCACCTCAGTTaagaatattttagaaaacCATGCTAGTTACTTGATGGCTGGGAAAGAGCTCTCCAAGCTTGTTGCATTTGTAAAAGGCACTCAGTTTGATTTAGTGGTAAGAAGATCTTGCTGATTGACTTGTTCTAATCCCcttaaaataattttccttcATTTTGAAGTTTGTAAATCGTTCAATGATAACCAATCACAGGAATACCTACAACGTGAAAGGTATGGAAGTGCTCGGCTGGAGAATTTTGCTTCCGGGCTCGAACTAATAAGCCAAAAGGTTTGAGATTTTAACATTTTGAAATCAAAACTTATTTTCTGATTGTTCCTGTTCCCTGTGCTTCATTTCATTGGTCTTAAATTTCATCGGCCCAATAATATATTGCTTTCCCTGTACTTCCTTAGTATTTTATTTACTGAAGTCTTAATTCTTTGCTCTGTGGTGATACTAAGCTACTTATAAAAGTATAACCTAATAAATGCGATCAGACTTATGCTCTAAGTGCTCTCATGTGATATAGGAGGATACTTTATCCTCCTGATATTCCCTTTTTTGAAAacattgtaagaaaaaaaatctcatcAAAATCGAAATATACTACAATTCTACAAATTATCTTCAGGATCTTAGATGCAAGAACACTGATCATTTACTGCTGTAGCCTATCTTAAATACTGCAATGATGCACTCTTTGCTCATCTGGCAGAAGCTTGTGTAGATTTATCATAAATTTTTTCCTTAGACCTATTTCTTCGCTCTGTTAATGAATACTGTTGTGTGTTATCAGCTTCAAATGGAAACATTACAGAGCCGATTGGATGCGGACTTTCTCCTGGCTCATATGTGCTCTGTCAAATTTAAGGAATGGATAGTTGTCCTGGCTACTCTCTTGAGACGTTCCGAGGTATGTTTAGGTTCATTGTGTACTAGACATTGACACCGAGATATGAAATTATGGTGACAGGATAGTATAGTATCAACAGTAGTGTTAAGATTTTAGAAAAAAGATGGAAAGGAGAGAATGAGATTACGGAAActtcttaattaaaataaatttatggttgACTCACAAAAAAAGTCTTTATAATCTATAAACTTATGTGTATCAAGAAGTTAAAAAAGAGTTTATTAAAAGATTGAGATACAAAAGCTAATTTAATTTATACAAGAAgctattgtttaaaaaattcatagtTACTGCAAGATtgttttagtattttatttttcggaAGTGTTTGTTGAGAAGTTAATCACAACGGACTTTTAGATTTTTCAGCGAATAGGTTGTGCTTACTGTTTAGACTTTGTTGCTGGAAATATGTCGCAATATCCCTAATAACTTTTTTctctccttctccttctccttttGAAGAGATGACTAAACGCGTCAAAGGGATATACTTTTACATATATTCATCACTTATGGGTCTTTTGCTATTTTGTGAAAGGGTTCACTTTGATGATTAGCGTATTCTTTTGTTGATCTTCTACAGGTCCTTTTTGACTTATTCCGCCATGATTTTCGGTTATGGAAAGCCTACAGCAGCACCCTGCAGGTATAACTATCTTAGTTTTTATGATGTATATGATAGTAACTATCTTAGTTTTTATGATGTATATGATAGTAACTGCAGAATGTATACTTAATGAACAAAATTGTGCTTCCTGCTGGTTTTTCTGTGCACTACAGTCACACCCAGCATTCATTGAATATCAAGATTTATTGGAAGACCTGGAAGATAAACTTTCATCTGTTGCAAATgaggaagaaaaatgaaagcaaTCATAGATTTCACATCTGTACTGTGGTCCTCATCGGTTTCCTGCTAAAGTAGTTTGCTTGGGAGGCTTCTAACCTCGGCCGACATCATAGTTCGATGAATCATACCACACTGAAAGGACTATGCATCCTTTCCCTTGGATTTGATCTTGCGGGGACCAGAAAATAATGTTGATGTGCTGGTtaaattaagatgatatttgCATCACCATTTTTGTGGTTTTCTATTCCATTGAATTCGCACCGGAATAGTACTTGTAGATAGAGGTTAGAAATATCTGTAGGAAGGCTTGTTCATGTATGAGGATTTCACTattctttttacttttaaattatcCACACTTTGTAACATGCAATTTTTGTACAAGCATGAACATATCCATCTGTATATATATTGGTTATATGCTCTTGATCAGTTCAACATTATTTAAGAGTGGATTTTAATTATGCACTTGATTTTTTCTCCCTTGAGAATGCCAAAGATTTTTCCATGTTTCATGTCTACCATTTTTTTACGAGTTTAGACATTGTACTTTCCAACATACACAGTCTATCTTATTGAGATGAGATTTATGTGGATTTCACCAAATCATGAGACCCTATTCCCTATTTATAGGACTAACTTTCAAAGTGATGAAATCGATATGAATCCCGTTCAATAGGATTTCACACAATCACGAGACCGTATATTCCCTATTTATAGTAtataaaatagtattatttGATATCGATAAAAGAAAGGGATGAATCCGCATTGTTTATCGAATTTGTACACTTTTACTAAGTAATAACTTCATGTATAATGTAAATAATTGTCACATTGGGATGTTGAgtgatgtgatattttttttggggggttTTAATGTGATATTATCTATACatgcattttaaatttcaaggcaacttgaaaatgtttttttttttatccaatagTGAAAACTAATTTGCGCATGATGCAATATTTGTCTCGCTTATACGCTGTATAATTGATCTAAATATACTACTTGTGTCAAACAAAAAAGTGTAAACATAGTGCTAAGTCAGCAAACTAGCTTCCACTCTCCTTCTCTGGTAGGCCATACTTGTAAAGTGGTCTTTGTTTATCTTATTCTATGTTAAATATACTTCATCTTTCTCCTCACTCCTTTCTTTCTCACTAGAATCTACCATTCGACCTTCCACTTAATTTCTTTTCCAACAAAGCCAACATTTTCTTTAAAAGCTTGTATTCACTGCCAATAAACTTGTATAACACACAGCTTTTGCTACAAGACATAGAATAACTCAGCACAATACGAGCTACAAAGTTGTAGCAATTGTTGAACAAATGGAagcctcttcttcttcttcttgcagATCAAGTTCAACCACAAGTTTATGCACCTACCATGTCTTTTTGAGTTTTCGAGGAGAAGATACACGCAAAGGATTCACCGATCATTTATGTGCTGCCCttgaaagaaaagggatcaCAACTTTTAAAGATGACAAAGACCTTGAGAGAGGGCAAGTCATTTCAGAAAAGCTAATCAATGCAATAAAAGATTCTATGTTTGCCATCACTATTCTCTCACCAGACTATGCTTCTTCCACTTGGTGTTTGGATGAGCTTCAAATGATCATGGAGTGCAGCAGCAAAAACAACCTGCATGTTTTGCCAGTCTTCTATGGTGTGGATCCATCTGATGTAAGGCATCAAAGAGGATGCTTTGAGGAAGCTTTCAGAAAACATCAAGAGAAATTCGGTCAACACAGTGACAGGGTTGATAGATGGAGAGATGCTTTCACACAAGTTGCCAGTTACTCTGGATGGGACTCCAAGGGCCAGTAAGTTAGCTACCTCTTCAATAGATATATTTGTATGAGTTTAACTgtgttaaaaattcaaaatcagacTCATGTGCTTGAGTTTACCTTGTAATTATCTGAAGGGGTATGTTAAACATACAAAATCATTtccataatttcattttatttgctTATGATTTGGTTGTTTGTTGGCCTCTTCTTTCCTTCTGTCTCAACAGGCATGAGGCGTCACTAGTCGAAAACATTGCTCAACACATACATAGAAAGTTGGTTCCTAAATTGCCATCTTGTACAGAGAACCTTGTTGGGATTGTTTCAAAGGTGGAGGAAGTAAACAAGTTCTTAGGTATGGGGTTGAATGACGTTCGCTTTATAGGCATATGGGGTATGGGTGGCATAGGCAAGTCAACTATTGCTAGAGCGGTCTATGAAACAATCCGATGTGAATTTGAACTTACTTGCTTTCTAGAAAATGTTAGAGAGATATCTGAGACAAATGGTTTAGTTCACTTACAAAGACAACTTCTTTCTCATCTGAGTATAAGTAGGAATGATTTTCATGATTTGTATGATGGgaaaaaaacaatacaaaactCTTTATGCAGAAAAAAGGTTCTACTTGTTCTTGATGATGTGAATGAACTAAACCAGTTGGAGAATTTGGTTGGGAAACAAGATTGGTTTGGTCCGGGAAGTAGAGTAATAATCACAACAAGAGACAAGCACTTGCTAATGACACATGGAGTACATAAAACCTATAAAACTGGAATGTTATGCAAACATGATGCCCTTGTTCTCTTTTGTTTGAA containing:
- the LOC11439404 gene encoding guanine nucleotide exchange factor subunit RIC1, translating into MYMAYGWPQVIPLDQGLSPSEHKVVYFKLINRLLLIVSPTHFELWSSSQHRVRLGKYKRDSDSLQREGENLQAVWSPDAKLIAILTSSFYLHIFKVQFLDKKIYIGGKQPSALCLATISLLLSEQVPFAEKDLSVSNIVCDNKHMLLGLSDGTLYSMSWKGEFYGAFQFESHPPASFDDSQLPHPLENGLSPKGLPKVPTLNHILPRNSEIKHLELCLSLRLLFVLYSDGQLVSCSISKKGLKQVDCIKAEKRLACGDAVCASAALEQEILAVGTRRGTVELYDLAESTSLIRTVSLYDWGFSMDDTGPVSCIAWTPDNSAFAVGWKLRGLTVWSVSGCRLMSTIRQIGLSSVSSPIAKPNHDCKYEPLMGGTSLMQWDEHGYRLYAIEERSSERIISFSFGKCCLSRGVSGTTYTRQVIYGEDRLLIVQSEEIDELKMLHLKLPVSYISQNWPVQYVAASQDGMYLAVAGLHGLILYDIRMKRWRVFGDVTQEQKIQCKGLLWLGKIVVVCNYIDSSNTYELLFYPRYHLDQSSLLCRKPLFAKPIVMDVYQDYILVTYRPFDVHIFHVKLFGELTPSGNPDLQLSAVRELSIMTAKSHPAAMRFIPDQLPRELISKNYISSSSDSSTAEPARCLILRSNGELSLLDLDDGRERNLTDSVELFWVTCGQSEDKTNLIEEVSWLDYGHRGMQVWYPSPGPNSFKQEDFLQLDPELEFDREVYPLGLLPNAGVVVGVSQRMSFPSSAEFPCFEPSPQAQTILHCLLRHLLQRDKIEEALRLAELSAEKPHFSHCLEWLLFTVFEADISRPNVNKNQVSVLKYAKTLLEKTCDLIRNFPEYLDVVVSVARKTDGRHWADLFSAAGRSTELFEECFQRRWYRTAACYILVIAKLEGPAVSQYCALRLLQATLVDSLYELAGELVRFLLRSGREYDQASSADSDKLSPRFLGYFLFRSAERKQALDKSTSFKEQSAHVTSVKNILENHASYLMAGKELSKLVAFVKGTQFDLVEYLQRERYGSARLENFASGLELISQKLQMETLQSRLDADFLLAHMCSVKFKEWIVVLATLLRRSEVLFDLFRHDFRLWKAYSSTLQSHPAFIEYQDLLEDLEDKLSSVANEEEK